A region of Paractinoplanes abujensis DNA encodes the following proteins:
- a CDS encoding acyl-CoA thioesterase: protein MSEGRPTSHSRVTLSRIMTAVDVNLYGTVHGGVLMKFVDDVAGAAAARHSGGTAVTAAIDEIVFLEPVRVGDLVHAYAQVNWTGTSSMEVGVKLAAERWDVVAAEPLTVATAYLVFVAVDVAGHPRNVPPVLPENVDDERRFREALIRREHRLARRAAIQKARED, encoded by the coding sequence ATGAGTGAAGGCCGCCCCACCAGCCATTCCAGGGTCACGTTGAGCCGCATCATGACCGCGGTGGACGTCAACCTGTACGGCACCGTGCACGGCGGCGTCCTGATGAAGTTCGTCGATGACGTGGCCGGCGCGGCGGCGGCCCGGCACAGCGGCGGCACGGCGGTCACGGCCGCGATCGACGAGATCGTGTTTCTCGAACCGGTACGCGTGGGTGATCTCGTGCACGCGTACGCGCAGGTCAACTGGACGGGCACCAGTTCGATGGAGGTCGGCGTCAAGCTGGCCGCGGAACGCTGGGATGTGGTCGCCGCCGAGCCGCTGACCGTGGCGACGGCCTATCTCGTGTTCGTGGCGGTGGATGTGGCCGGCCATCCGAGGAACGTGCCTCCGGTGTTGCCGGAGAACGTGGACGACGAGCGCCGGTTCCGCGAGGCTTTGATCCGGCGGGAGCATCGCCTGGCCCGGCGGGCTGCCATCCAGAAGGCCAGGGAAGACTGA
- the lexA gene encoding transcriptional repressor LexA, with protein sequence MSTDDVPLTKRQRQIFSMIREWIDQHGYPPTIREIGAAVGLDSPSSVTHQLKALEDRGLIRRGARGSRAIDVRTPGEQANVPVPVIGTIAAGAPILADENVDEELNLPLSLVGHGTLFALKVKGDSMIEAAICDGDTVVVRQQQVADNGDIVAAMIDGEATVKVLRRNGRHIELVPRNPAYDVIPGDDATILGRVVTVLRRV encoded by the coding sequence ATGTCCACGGACGACGTGCCCCTGACCAAGCGGCAACGGCAGATCTTTTCGATGATCCGCGAGTGGATCGACCAGCACGGTTATCCCCCGACCATCCGTGAGATCGGCGCCGCCGTCGGGCTCGACTCGCCGTCGTCGGTGACCCATCAGCTCAAGGCGCTCGAGGATCGCGGGCTCATCCGGCGCGGCGCCCGGGGATCGCGGGCGATCGACGTGCGCACTCCGGGTGAGCAGGCCAACGTGCCCGTCCCGGTGATCGGCACGATCGCGGCCGGCGCGCCGATCCTGGCCGACGAAAACGTGGACGAGGAGCTCAACCTGCCGCTGAGCCTGGTCGGCCACGGCACATTGTTCGCGCTCAAGGTCAAGGGCGACTCGATGATCGAGGCCGCGATCTGCGACGGCGACACGGTGGTCGTGCGCCAGCAGCAGGTGGCCGACAACGGCGACATCGTCGCGGCCATGATCGACGGCGAGGCCACGGTCAAGGTGTTGCGGCGCAACGGCCGGCACATCGAGCTGGTTCCGCGCAACCCGGCCTACGACGTGATCCCGGGTGACGACGCCACGATCCTGGGTCGCGTGGTGACGGTTCTGCGCCGCGTCTGA